In Daphnia magna isolate NIES linkage group LG5, ASM2063170v1.1, whole genome shotgun sequence, a single genomic region encodes these proteins:
- the LOC123472545 gene encoding uncharacterized protein LOC123472545 gives MSLLPSPSAPTGCNYTCKLYFDPKADQPSTGGYLITDEELRQKLANLIDTEERIQKASVYSNPLSSLQATNALLYHAFIVIETNDWWWSIEKNTEGITIQRSKNLKSVRDMYQRKKRTTGWTSLTSIRNNKTAQGGNTTISELINYVWRKDCVTNVYHVLSANCQGFAALVFDRIRSPHNDLMYFDEAADQQPSTTSIVAT, from the coding sequence ATGTCGCTGTTACCGTCACCAAGCGCGCCTACTGGTTGCAACTACACCTGCAAATTGTACTTTGATCCTAAAGCCGATCAACCGTCTACAGGTGGCTATTTGATTACGGATGAAGAGCTTCGCCAAAAATTGGCAAACTTAATTGACACCGAAGAAAGGATCCAAAAGGCCTCCGTCTACAGCAATCCGCTTTCTTCGTTGCAAGCAACGAACGCACTGCTTTATCACGCGTTTATTGTAATAGAAACGAACGATTGGTGGTGGTCGATCGAGAAAAACACCGAAGGCATCACGATTCAACGCTCAAAGAATCTCAAGAGTGTTCGTGACATGTACCAAAGGAAGAAACGGACGACTGGTTGGACTTCGTTGACAAGCATCAGGAATAATAAAACAGCGCAAGGTGGGAATACAACAATCAGCGAACTCATCAATTACGTTTGGAGGAAAGATTGCGTCACCAACGTTTACCACGTCCTTAGTGCGAATTGCCAAGGATTTGCTGCTTTAGTTTTTGACCGTATCAGATCGCCACACAACGATCTAATGTATTTTGATGAGGCTGCCGATCAACAGCCTTCTACAACAAGTATAGTTGCTACATGA
- the LOC116916940 gene encoding uncharacterized protein LOC116916940 has translation MKSDIYAYAMVMHEILHGHLQHPWASDFSVGSSESISSLIIDAVKNGRRPKVEEREETLTLCTLLQKAWHQEPDQRPSAEYIRIAIEKLVTTVDGDDAVGEEGKTGPFNTPTYSPLKLAVTEQRRHSLLVNQSALPKRRLFSNSMSEDSVPQIYSQEMANAGKTFHPVASASSAVAVLDSNTSPTTLSVSFHPVASASSTIAVSDSNTTPRTLSASYDPVASASSTIAVLDSNTSPTTLSVSFHPVASASSTIAVSDSNTTPRTLTASFHPVASASSAVAILDSNTTPTTLTASYHPVASASSTVAILDGKTTPTTLSTSLRSVHSESSTIDDVTNDSRSDQEMIWQGFASRCMKNKSQLKQFQIEALWAYHLKKDCIVIQATGSGKSTCFHIPAMMLKRNQIGLIVVPTVALGEDHKQTLEELGIQSVFLKASSDRKEYHVILQPTEVVSNPEQASKPAVVIMLPEFLFGNDNHKGIIDRIDTNRVKFITLDEAHLTFEWVTFRKSFGKLQDLKDTFTCPIMALSATMKPEHLSTMCSVVLRNPVLLKGTVERSNVDIHIVPYHHSSKKETIEDGVDDWFATANQIVEIIGEEKTIVYCSFASECELLKSNFLQLGVKCEKYTGKTTSAKEKIAVYNKVKVGDIQLLVATKAFGMGINLPDIRHIFNVGLPENLSLWLQEYGRTGRDGNQANAYMLINEHIDMKRFVFWIGESKSDEDKSKKKEELVDVFQYMCNAYAGKCLRTFQSQYFRDDVVASKVSRFYCTGCEIVEKCPPESVKELQMLLKAFTFLKRKGILQVFENRISSWLYGDHERWMNMYFNQGEAEQEATFGCLSSQAKCKAEQVVKVLLRQAFALEYLSLKLETLPGKLYILTRTWAITDFGVEIGNQDPPNIPEPNKVYACLKGVKPKPIDIVKNSSKRARKKEDICSKLEILLKDPSKWSIIDNREQYTFIGFFHDTSKLLYVNDVTTMKQSTGRNLEFLWNDNHLSKGSSFPKKTICIGDRKYIISRAPCNGVKVCEGDGTDEECLTAVSNRKHDNPCLNHPGAALRHTSECKGCFIYVTPDDKTSNERWLGFMSTANAAAQHNHPMPIESKMDSKLKLDIKKALEVYPSVTPNAISNGFGLGYSPIAASNAAGNSKTLSNYIYKNKIKHGSASASGQNLIENFDKYIKNKVDSQDTKACVDEERNALVLEMSSPYSRFEPSDFEGDCFSVFATPQMLNLLKDATFVQADVTFPGIQGFPYLMNMVAFNFFTMQFQVVARVLMSRVTTTAYKTAISKILRLVTNIHPEFEHGQHIIGWILDFSLAQRDGLAANLGENACAVIRGCEVHFKRNVQKISDKVNSDTISKSVFKKIAYVIPNLTTVEETQLAFDVLCGKLSCEDEDVNNFLLSTVKLSSIDLQEVNTSQWKNASHWAAWWSKPKVAKMFAKSFKEMSDEDWAICPRTTNAVEAQNKLSNSSHSSLLIVALEHWYREDKKACFKTVCASFGITTGVTPEKRKTMNEKKRRNRMKVKVTVINDCDDGEPPTSTEKSKSKNEESTRQSKRLKKRNEETENVGVKGVMMQMIAKTIWVKTTTKKGAKTNQHGWCEATIERINDEGEYVANYKKWKNNSVIIRDLSADTIRFSEPAT, from the exons ATGAAGAGCGACATATATGCGTATGCTATGGTCATGCATGAAATATTGCATGGCCATCTTCAACACCCTTGGGCGTCAGATTTTAGTGTTGGCAGTTCTGAATCAATTTCGTCTCTAATCATTGATGCCGTGAAAAATGGAAGACGaccaaaagttgaagaacgtGAAGAAACTCTGACCTTGTGCACCTTATTGCAGAAGGCGTGGCACCAAGAGCCCGACCAAAGGCCAAGCGCAGAATACATTCGCATTGCGATCGAGAAATTAGTG ACGACTGTGGACGGGGATGACGCTGTTGGTGAAGAGGGAAAAACTGGTCCGTTTAACACCCCAACGTACTCCCCATTGAAATTGGCTGTTACCGAACAAAGAAGGCATTCCTTGCTTGTCAATCAGTCTGCGTTACCTAAACGTAGACTATTTTCAAATAGCATGTCAGAGGATAGTGTTCCACAAATTTATAGTCAAGAAATGGCAAATGCCGGAAAAACGTTTCACCCAGTTGCTAGTGCATCATCGGCTGTTGCA GTATTGGACAGTAACACTTCGCCCACAACACTTTCAGTATCGTTTCACCCAGTTGCTAGTGCATCTTCGACTATCGCA GTATCGGACAGTAACACTACGCCCAGAACACTTTCAGCATCGTATGACCCAGTTGCTAGTGCATCTTCGACTATCGCA GTATTGGACAGTAACACTTCGCCCACAACACTTTCAGTATCGTTTCACCCAGTTGCTAGTGCATCTTCGACTATCGCA GTATCGGACAGTAACACTACGCCCAGAACACTTACAGCATCGTTTCACCCAGTTGCTAGTGCATCATCGGCTGTTgca ATATTGGACAGTAACACTACGCCCACAACACTTACAGCATCGTATCACCCAGTTGCTAGTGCATCTTCTACTGTCgca ATATTGGACGGTAAAACTACGCCCACAACACTTTCAACATCGCTTCGCTCAGTGCACAGTGAATCTTCGACGATTGATGAC GTAACCAACGATAGTCGCAGCGATCAAGAAATGATATGGCAAGGGTTCGCTTCGCGATGCATGAAGAATAAAAGCCAACTGAAACAGTTTCAAATTGAAGCATTGTGGGCATATCATTTGAAGAAAGACTGTATTGTTATACAAGCCACTGGATCCGGGAAATCAACTTGTTTCCATATCCCAGCCATGATGTTGAAAAGAAATCAGATTGGACTTATCGTTGTTCCCACCGTTGCACTCGGAGAGGACCACAAGCAGACGCTGGAAGAACTGGGGATACAGTCCGTATTTCTTAAAGCATCGTCCGACAGGAAGGAGTATCATGTTATTCTCCAGCCTACAGAAGTTGTTTCTAATCCGGAACAAGCATCAAAACCAGCTGTGGTGATAATGCTCCCAGAATTTCTTTTCGGGAATGACAATCACAAAGGCATCATCGATCGTATAGATACCAACAGAGTCAAGTTTATCACTCTAGACGAAGCTCATTTGACGTTTGAATGGGTGACGTTTCGGAAATCGTTTGGAAAACTTCAAGACCTGAAAGATACATTTACTTGCCCAATCATGGCCTTGTCGGCAACTATGAAACCAGAGCATTTATCTACAATGTGTTCTGTCGTGTTACGGAACCCCGTCCTTTTAAAGGGAACGGTAGAACGCTCCAACGTTGACATCCACATTGTACCATACCATCACAGCTCCAAGAAGGAAACGATTGAAGACGGTGTAGACGATTGGTTTGCAACAGCTAACCAGATAGTGGAGATCATCggcgaagaaaaaacaatCGTGTACTGCTCATTTGCTTCGGAATGTGAATTATTGAAATCCAACTTTCTTCAACTCGGAGTAAAGTGTGAAAAATACACCGGAAAAACGACAAGTGCCAAAGAAAAGATTGCCGTCTACAACAAAGTGAAAGTCGGCGACATTCAACTTCTAGTTGCCACAAAGGCCTTTGGAATGGGAATAAACTTGCCAGACATTAGACATATTTTTAATGTCGGTTTGCCGGAAAATCTATCCCTGTGGCTACAAGAATACGGCAGGACAGGTAGAGATGGAAATCAAGCTAATGCTTACATGTTAATCAACGAACACATAGACATGAAGAGATTTGTGTTTTGGATAGGCGAATCAAAATCCGACGAGgacaaatccaaaaaaaaagaagagttgGTAGACGTTTTTCAATACATGTGCAATGCATATGCCGGGAAATGTCTGCGTACGTTTCAAAGCCAATACTTTCGAGATGATGTTGTAGCCTCCAAAGTGTCTCGTTTTTATTGTACTGGGTGCGAGATAGTCGAAAAATGTCCGCCAGAAAGCGTGAAAGAGCTGCAAATGTTATTGAAAGCATTTACTTTCTTGAAGAGAAAAGGAATCCTACAAGTTTTTGAAAACAGAATTTCAAGCTGGCTCTACGGTGATCACGAACGATGGATGAACATGTATTTTAATCAAGGAGAAGCTGAGCAAGAGGCTACATTTGGGTGTCTTTCTTCGCAAGCTAAATGCAAAGCGGAGCAAGTAGTGAAAGTCCTATTGCGTCAGGCCTTTGCCCTTGAATACTTGTCCCTGAAATTGGAAACACTACCTGGGAAGTTGTACATACTGACCAGAACCTGGGCTATCACGGATTTCGGTGTTGAAATTGGAAACCAAGATCCACCTAACATTCCGGAACCCAACAAAGTTTATGCTTGTCTAAAAgg AGTAAAGCCTAAGCCTATTGATATCGTCAAGAATTCAAGTAAGAgggcaagaaaaaaagaagacatttGCAGCAAACTTGAGATCCTACTGAAGGATCCTTCAAAGTGGAGCATTATTGACAATAGGGAGCAGTACACATTTATTGGATTTTTTCATGACACCTCCAAGCTTTTGTACGTGAACGATGTCACGACCATGAAGCAATCTACAGGCAGAAATTTGGAGTTCCTTTGGAATGATAACCATTTGTCAAAGGGATCGAGTTTCCCTAAGAAAACCATCTGCATTGGAGACAGGAAATACATCATTTCAAGAGCCCCTTGTAATGGGGTTAAG GTGTGTGAAGGCGATGGTACAGATGAAGAGTGTTTAACTGCTGTTTCCAACCGGAAACATGATAATCCTTGCCTAAATCATCCGGGAGCAGCTCTTCGACACACAAGTGAATGTAAAGGCTGCTTTATCTACGTCACCCCAGACGACAAAACTTCAAATGAAAGATGGCTGGGTTTCATGTCGACGGCCAATGCTGCTGCGCAACACAACCATCCAATGCCAATAGAATCGAAAATGGATTCCAAATTGAAATTGGACATAAAGAAGGCTTTGGAAGTTTATCCATCTGTTACACCTAATGCAATCAGCAATGGTTTTGGACTGGGATATTCTCCCATTGCTGCATCAAATGCCGCAGGAAACTCAAAAACCCTTTCCAACTACATATACAAGAACAAAATCAAACATGGCTCTGCATCTGCAAGTGGCCAAAATCTCATAGAAAATTTTGACAAGTATATCAAAAACAAAGTGGACAGCCAAGACACTAAGGCATGTGTAGATGAGGAACGTAACGCTCTAGTTCTAGAAATGTCATCCCCTTATTCGAG GTTTGAGCCTTCAGATTTTGAAGGAGATTGTTTCTCGGTCTTTGCTACTCCGCAAATGCTTAATTTGTTGAAAGACGCGACATTTGTGCAGGCGGACGTAACGTTTCCTGGCATCCAGGGCTTTCCATATTTAATGAATATGGTGGCCTTTAACTTCTTCACGATGCAGTTCCAAGTTGTTGCGAGAGTATTGATGTCCCGCGTTACAACTACAGCCTACAAAACAGCAATTTCGAAAATACTACGGCTCGTCACCAACATCCATCCGGAGTTCGAGCACGGACAACACATTATTGGCTGGATATTGGATTTCAGCCTGGCGCAACGAGATGGGCTTGCTGCCAACCTGGGAGAAAATGCTTGTGCAGTGATCAGAGGGTGTGAAGTCCACTTCAAGCGAAATGTTCAGAAAATTTCTGACAAGGTGAATTCCGACACTATTTCCAAATccgttttcaagaaaattgctTACGTTATTCCTAATTTAACGACGGTGGAAGAAACTCAACTAGCGTTCGATGTTTTGTGCGGCAAGTTGTCTTGCGAAGACGAAGACGTCAACAATTTTCTGCTTAGTACCGTTAAACTAAGTAGTATCGATCTTCAAGAAGTAAATACTTCCCAATGGAAGAATGCGTCTCATTGGGCCGCCTGGTGGTCTAAACCCAAAGTCGCGAAAATGTTTGCGAAaagttttaaagaaatgagCGATGAAGATTGGGCAATTTGTCCAAGGACTACCAACGCCGTTGAAGCGCAAAACAAACTATCGAATTCAAGTCATTCTTCACTCCTCATAGTAGCACTGGAACATTGGTACAGGGAAGACAAAAAGGCTTGTTTTAAAACGGTCTGTGCTTCTTTTGGAATCACCACAGGAGTGACaccggaaaaaagaaaaaccatgaacgagaaaaaaagacgaaatcgGATGAAAGTAAAGGTTACAGTGATCAACGACTGTGACGATGGTGAGCCACCAACCAGTACAGAAAAATCCAAAAGTAAAAATGAGGAAAGTACTCGTCAGAGTAAGCGTCtgaaaaaacgaaatgaagaAACCGAGAACGTTGGTGTAAAAGGCGTGATGATGCAAATGATTGCAAAAACCATTTGGGTAaagacaacaacgaaaaaaggaGCTAAAACAAACCAACACGGTTGGTGTGAAGCGACAATTGAGAGGATTAACGACGAAGGAGAGTACGTTGCGAattacaaaaaatggaaaaataactCAGTGATCATACGCGACCTTTCAGCAGACACAATAAGATTCAGTGAACCAGCAACTTAA